One window from the genome of Oryza glaberrima chromosome 3, OglaRS2, whole genome shotgun sequence encodes:
- the LOC127768050 gene encoding uncharacterized protein LOC127768050 isoform X2, with protein sequence MKGGGGDRHHHKDAIVMHAAGKAPKCKASFFLCSLLLYFLLPVLALYVVALAVSPFYSGSSCPEESLASGDVAHLAAAGDAGNRRNDSSPPSDDAAPTGLGHIVFGIAASSELWKSRREYIRTWWRPEQMRGFVWLDKPVYEFYSRNASTGLPGIKISGNTTKFPYTHGRGSRSALRITRIVSESFRLGLPGARWFVMGDDDTVFFPDNLVDVLSRYDHTQPYYIGNPSESHIQNLIFSYGMAFGGGGFAISRALAAQLAHMQDGCIDRYPALYGSDDRIHACMAELGVPLTRHLGFHQCDLWGDVLGLLGAHPVVPLVTLHHLDFLQPVFPTTRSRTAALRRLFEGPARLDSAGVAQQSVCYDGDKQWTVSVSWGFAVVVTRGVLSPREMEMPMRTFLNWYRRADYTAYAFNTRPVARQPCQTPQVYYMRQSRLDRRRNTTVTEYERRRVAPVKCGWRILDPAALLDRVIVLKKPDPNLWKRSPRRNCCRVMSSPKQGKDRKMTINVGVCRGGEFARIQGS encoded by the exons ATgaaaggaggaggcggcgatcgGCATCATCACAAGGACGCCATTGTCATGCACGCCGCCGGCAAGGCGCCCAAGTGCAAGGCATCCTTCTTCCTCTGCAGCCTCCTCCTCTACTTTCTCCTCCCGGTGCTCGCCCTGTACGTCGTTGCCCTCGCCGTGTCGCCGTTCTACTCGGGTAGCTCGTGCCCGGAGGAGAGCCTTGCCAGTGGCGACGTTGCACAtctcgcggccgccggcgatgcTGGCAACAGGCGTAAcgactcgtcgccgccgtctgaTGACGCCGCGCCGACCGGGCTGGGTCACATTGTGTTCGGCATTGCCGCCTCTTCGGAGCTCTGGAAGagccggagggagtacatcagaACATGGTGGCGGCCGGAGCAGATGCGCGGGTTCGTGTGGCTGGACAAGCCGGTGTACGAGTTCTACTCGAGGAACGCTTCCACGGGGCTTCCCGGAATCAAGATCAGCGGGAACACGACCAAGTTCCCGTACACGCACGGCCGCGGCAGCCGGTCGGCGCTGCGGATCACCCGCATCGTGTCGGAGAGCTTCCGGCTGGGCCTCCCCGGCGCGCGGTGGTTCGTGATGGGCGACGACGACACGGTGTTCTTCCCGGACAACCTCGTGGACGTTCTGTCCCGATACGACCACACGCAGCCGTACTACATCGGGAACCCGTCGGAGAGCCACATCCAGAACCTCATCTTCTCGTACGGCAtggcgttcggcggcggcgggttcgcCATCAGCCGCGCCCTGGCCGCGCAGTTGGCGCACATGCAGGACGGGTGCATCGACCGGTACCCGGCGCTCTACGGCAGCGACGACCGCATCCACGCGTGCATGGCGGAGCTGGGCGTGCCGCTGACGCGCCACCTGGGTTTCCACCAGTGCGACCTGTGGGGCGACGTGCTGGGCCTCCTGGGCGCGCACCCGGTGGTGCCCCTGGTGACGCTGCACCACCTGGACTTCCTGCAGCCGGTGTTCCCGACGACGAGgtcgcggacggcggcgctgaGGCGGCTGTTCGAGGGGCCCGCGCGGCTGGACTCGGCTGGCGTGGCGCAGCAGTCGGTGTGCTACGACGGCGACAAGCAGTGGACGGTGTCGGTGTCGTGGGGGTTCGCGGTGGTGGTGACGCGCGGGGTGCTGTCGCCGCGGGAGATGGAGATGCCCATGCGCACGTTCCTCAACTGGTACCGCCGCGCCGACTACACGGCGTACGCCTTCAACACGCGGCCCGTGGCGCGCCAGCCGTGCCAGACGCCGCAGGTGTACTACATGCGGCAGTCCcgcctcgaccgccgccgcaaCACCACCGTCACCGAGtacgagcgccgccgcgtcgcgcccGTCAAGTGCGGCTGGCGCATCCTTGACCCTGCCGCGCTGCTCGACCGCGTCATCGTCCTCAAGAAGCCCGACCCCAACCTCTGGAAAAGG TCTCCGAGGAGGAATTGCTGCAGGGTGATGTCGTCACCCAAGCAAGGGAAGGACCGGAAGATGACCATCAATGTTGGCGTTTGCAGGGGCGGCGAGTTCGCCAGAATTCAG GGAAGCTAG
- the LOC127768500 gene encoding probable receptor-like protein kinase At5g24010, translating into MSASHSSFPLPSDTTTRTVRTLVRFRLILSWTRQWRHDHASTTASMATVIVILLLLPLLPSTALAAFPYFLACGAASNVSFPGDSPARTFVPDAPFLSSAGRVPAVTSTGSNTIPPLYAAARAAGSGFSYSFADPDTATANVSRVLRLHFFPFTSSSSVNLSSASFSVSVRDAYTLLSSFSPPRDGVVKEYFVPGDGSGEFRVKFTPDAGSTAFVSAIELFPAPPELLWRRPVKPVGALVDSGDVNAWPQQALETVYRLNVGGSKVTPANDTLWRTWLPDDPYFSSPRGLSEVNLTSTRIIYGTSIGYTREVAPDSVYKTQRAMNMTSQQLFLTPGPFNLTWTFALPPPAPGSDSDYLVRLHWCDYSVVTSTVGAGIVFDVYVAQRLASKDLDRNAADAAEQPNEAFYLDYAATAPTTGNLTISIGKSDKSDAGGMLNGLEIMKLRRADNLNSAGSHGRRKKILIVTLSAALGVAVLACALLCLLAVLRRRRQAPTPAPEEKESTQLPWSQHTQDGSSWVDMSNASGAGMTGGLHRMSMQLNISLADITAATENFNERNLIGVGGFGNVYSGVLRDGTRVAVKRAMRASKQGLPEFQTEIEVLSRIRHRHLVSLIGYCNEQSEMILVYEYMEKGTLRSHLYGSEEPALSWKQRLEICIGAARGLHYLHTGYSENIIHRDVKSTNILLGDAFIAKVADFGLSRIGPSFGETHVSTAVKGSFGYLDPEYFKTQQLTDRSDVYSFGVVLFEVLCARPVIDQSLERDEINLAEWAVSLQQKGELAKITDPRIAGQVNDNSLRKFAETAEKCLADYGLDRPSMGDVLWNLEYCLQLQETHVNRDAFEDSGAVATQFPADVVVPRWVPSSTSFLMDDSVTDSGIANSKAFSQLSSGDGR; encoded by the coding sequence ATGTCCGCATCGCACTCgtccttccctctcccttccgaCACCACCACCCGCACCGTCCGCACACTCGTCCGCTTCCGTCTCATTCTCTCGTGGACGCGGCAGTGGCGCCACGACCACGCCTCCACTACCGCCTCAATGGCCACCGtcatcgtcatcctcctcctcctcccgttaCTCCCGtccaccgccctcgccgccttcccctACTTCCTCGCCTGCGGCGCCGCCTCCAACGTCTCCTTCCCAGGCGACTCCCCAGCGCGCACCTTCGTCCCGGACGCTCCCTTCCTCTCGTCCGCCGGCCGTGTCCCGGCAGTGACGAGCACCGGCTCCAACACGATCCCCCCTCTCTACgctgccgcgcgcgcggcgggctcGGGGTTCTCGTACAGCTTCGCCGACCCGGACACCGCCACGGCCAACGTGTCCCGCGTCCTCCGCCTCCATTTCTTCCCTTTCACCAGTTCCTCCTCTGTGAACCTCTCGTCCGCGAGCTTCTCCGTCTCTGTTCGCGATGCCTACACCCTACTCTCCtccttctcgccgccgcgcgacgGCGTCGTCAAGGAGTACTTCGTCCCGGGGGACGGCTCCGGCGAGTTCCGCGTCAAGTTCACGCCGGACGCCGGCTCCACCGCATTCGTCAGCGCCATCGAGCTGTTCCCGGCTCCGCCGGAGCTGCTGTGGAGACGCCCGGTGAAGCCGGTGGGCGCCCTGGTCGACAGCGGCGACGTGAACGCGTGGCCGCAGCAGGCGCTGGAGACGGTGTACCGCCTCAACGTCGGGGGATCCAAGGTGACCCCGGCGAACGACACGCTGTGGCGGACGTGGCTCCCCGACGACCCCTACTTCTCCAGCCCCAGGGGGCTCTCGGAGGTGAACTTGACCTCGACCCGGATCATCTACGGCACGTCGATCGGATACACGAGGGAGGTGGCGCCGGACAGCGTGTACAAGACGCAGCGCGCCATGAACATGACGAGCCAGCAGTTGTTCCTCACTCCGGGGCCTTTCAACTTGACGTGGACCTTCGCGcttccgccgccggcaccggggTCCGACTCCGACTACCTCGTCCGCCTCCACTGGTGCGACTACTCGGTGGTGACCTCCACTGTAGGAGCCGGCATCGTCTTCGACGTCTACGTCGCGCAGAGGCTTGCTTCCAAAGACCTCGACCGAAACGCAGCGGACGCGGCGGAGCAGCCCAACGAGGCTTTTTACCTGGACTACGCGGCCACGGCCCCGACCACCGGGAACCTCACCATCAGCATCGGCAAGTCGGACAAAAGCGATGCAGGCGGCATGCTCAATGGGCTGGAGATCATGAAGCTGCGGCGCGCCGATAATTTGAACTCCGCCGGATCGCAcggcaggaggaagaagattcTCATCGTCACGCTCTcggcggcgctcggcgtcgCTGTTCTTGCGTGCGCGCTGCTCTGCTTGCTCGCCGTGCTGCGCAGGCGTAGACAGGCACCGACTCCGGcgccggaggagaaggagagcaCGCAGCTGCCGTGGTCGCAGCACACGCAGGACGGCTCCAGCTGGGTTGACATGTCGAACGCGTCGGGCGCGGGCATGACCGGCGGGCTGCACAGGATGAGCATGCAGCTCAACATCTCGCTGGCGGACATCACGGCGGCCACGGAGAACTTCAACGAGCGCAACCTCATCGGCGTCGGCGGGTTCGGGAACGTGTACAGCGGCGTGCTCCGCGACGGCACCCGCGTGGCGGTGAAGCGCGCCATGCGCGCCTCCAAGCAGGGGCTGCCGGAGTTCCAGACGGAGATCGAGGTGCTGTCCCGCATCCGGCACCGCCACCTGGTCTCCCTCATCGGCTACTGCAACGAGCAGTCGGAGATGATACTGGTGTACGAGTACATGGAGAAGGGCACGCTGAGGAGCCACCTCTACGGGTCGGAGGAGCCGGCGCTGTCGTGGAAGCAGCGGCTGGAGATCTGCATCGGCGCGGCGAGGGGCCTGCACTACCTGCACACCGGCTACTCCGAGAACATCATCCACCGCGACGTCAAGTCGACCAAcatcctcctcggcgacgcGTTCATCGCCAAGGTGGCCGACTTCGGGCTGTCGCGGATCGGGCCGTCGTTCGGGGAGACGCACGTGAGCACGGCAGTGAAGGGAAGCTTCGGCTACCTCGACCCGGAGTACTTCAAGACGCAGCAGCTGACGGACCGGTCCGACGTCTACTCCTTCGGCGTCGTGCTGTTCGAGGTGCTCTGCGCGCGGCCGGTGATCGACCAGAGCCTTGAGCGCGACGAGATCAACCTCGCCGAGTGGGCGGTTAGCCTGCAGCAGAAAGGGGAGCTCGCCAAGATCACCGACCCGAGGATCGCCGGGCAGGTGAACGACAACTCGCTGCGCAAGTTCGCCGAGACCGCGGAGAAGTGCCTGGCGGACTACGGCCTGGACCGGCCGTCCATGGGCGACGTGCTGTGGAACCTCGAGTACTGCCTGCAGCTGCAGGAGACGCACGTCAACAGGGACGCGTTCGAGGACAgcggcgccgtcgccacgcAGTTCCCCGCCGACGTGGTCGTGCCGCGCTGGGTGCCGTCGTCCACGAGCTTCCTCATGGATGACAGCGTGACCGACTCGGGGATCGCCAACAGCAAGGCCTTCTCGCAGctcagcagcggcgatggccgTTGA
- the LOC127767671 gene encoding 50S ribosomal protein L5, chloroplastic yields the protein MAATAVTLPSSPAPFPVTTTASSSRNVRLLLRSPPPRRALRVAASAAADAPPKPAPPPTSPSGIVLVDPTEAQKVHRLKAVYDQKVVPLITEEFGYTNVHQVPKVEKIVVNCGLGAEAGNSKGLESAMKDLAMITGQWPVKTKAKKSVASFKIREGNTIGIAVTLRGRVMFNFLDRLINLGLPRTMDFLGVNPNSFDGHGNFTIGLRDQGVFPEIPYEVGGKKNGMDVCIVTTAKTDNEALRLLTLLGMPFAEHIKSSVVIRKKRLKRHHFMSKGRGRR from the exons ATGGCGGCCACGGCTGTGACCCTGCCGTCCTCGCCGGCCCCCTTccccgtcaccaccaccgcctcctcctcccgtaacgtccgcctcctcctccgctccccgcctcctcgccgagccctccgcgtcgccgcctccgccgcggccgacgcGCCACccaagccggcgccgccgccgacctcgccttcGGGCATCGTCCTCGTCGACCCCACCGAGGCACAGAAGGTGCACCGCCTCAAGGCTGTATACGACCAGAAGGTGGTCCCCCTCATCACCGAGGAGTTCGGCTACACCAATGTCCACCAG GTGCCCAAGGTTGAGAAGATTGTAGTGAATTGCGGGTTGGGGGCTGAAGCCGGTAACTCCAAGGGGCTCGAATCCGCCATGAAGGACCTCGCCATGATCACCGGCCAGTGGCCCGTCAAGACGAAGGCCAAGAAGTCCGTCGCCAGTTTCAAGATCCGCGAGGGGAACACCATTGGTATTGCCGTTACGCTCCGCGGCAGG GTAATGTTCAACTTCCTGGATAGGCTCATCAACCTTGGGCTTCCTAGGACCATGGACTTCCTTGGTGTCAACCCCAACAGCTTTGATGGCCATGGCAACTTCACCATAGGCCTTCGTGATCAGGGCGTGTTCCCGGAGATCCCGTACGAGGTCGGTGGGAAGAAGAATGGAATGGACGTCTGCATCGTCACCACCGCGAAGACCGACAACGAGGCTCTCAGGCTGCTCACCCTCCTTGGCATGCCGTTCGCGGAGCACATCAAGTCCTCCGTGGTGATCCGGAAGAAGAGGTTGAAGCGCCACCACTTCATGAGCAAGGGCAGGGGAAGACGGTGA
- the LOC127767670 gene encoding probable polygalacturonase encodes MAKKTILQVVCTVALVALCACGVAASPSSPAGAGCRKHVARITEYGGVGDGRRSNTAAFAKAVADLSLRAGDGGAALVVPKGKWLTGPFNLTSHFTLFLDHGAEILASQNLEDWPLIAPLPSYGRGRDEPGPRYSNFIAGSNLTDVIITGRNGTINGQGQVWWDKFHAKELTYTRGYLLELLYSNNIIISNVTFVDSPSWNLHPTYCTNVTISGITILAPLNSPNTDGIDPDSSSHVKIEDSYIVSGDDCIAVKSGWDQYGIKFNMPSQHILIRRLTCISPTSAMIALGSEMSGGIRDVRAVDNVAIDTESAVRIKSGVGRGGYVKDVFVRGLSLHTMKWVFWMTGNYGQHPDNSSDPNALPEVTGINYSDVFAENVTMAGRMEGIPNDPYTGICMSNVTAQLAPDAKKLQWNCTDVKGVASDVSPVPCPELGAAGKPCAFPEEELVIGPPELPTCSY; translated from the exons ATGGCCAAAAAAACAATACTGCAG GTGGTTTGCACGGTGGCGCTGGTGGCGCTGTGCGCGTGCGGCGTCGCGgcgtcaccgtcgtcgccggcgggagCGGGGTGCCGGAAGCACGTCGCGAGGATCACGGAGTACGGCGGCGTCGGGGACGGGAGGAGGTCCAACACGGCGGCGTTCGCCAAGGCGGTGGCGGACCTGTCGCtgcgcgccggcgacggcggcgcggcgctggtGGTGCCGAAGGGGAAGTGGCTGACGGGGCCCTTCAACCTCACCAGCCACTTCACCCTCTTCCTCGACCACGGCGCCGAGATCCTCGCGTCCCAG AACTTGGAAGATTGGCCTCTGATAGCTCCTCTGCCATCCTACGGAAGAGGAAGGGACGAACCAGGCCCAAGATACAGCAATTTCATTGCTGGATCCAATCTCACAGATGTCATCATCACTG GTAGGAATGGAACGATCAACGGCCAGGGCCAAGTCTGGTGGGACAAGTTCCACGCCAAGGAACTCACCTACACTCGCGGTTACCTGCTCGAGCTCCTCTACTCTAACAATATCATCATCTCTAATGTCACCTTCGTCGACTCGCCGTCATGGAATCTCCATCCCACCTACTGCAC CAATGTGACCATCAGCGGCATCACCATTCTAGCACCTCTCAACTCGCCCAACACCGATGGAATCGACCCAG ATTCTTCCTCCCATGTCAAGATCGAGGACAGCTACATCGTGTCCGGCGACGACTGCATCGCCGTTAAGAGCGGCTGGGACCAGTACGGCATCAAGTTCAACATGCCGAGCCAGCACATCCTCATCAGGAGGCTCACCTGCATCTCCCCGACGAGCGCCATGATCGCGCTCGGCAGCGAGATGTCCGGCGGCATCCGCGACGTGCGCGCCGTGGACAACGTCGCCATCGACACCGAGTCGGCCGTCAGGATCAAGTCCGGCGTGGGGCGCGGCGGCTACGTCAAGGACGTGTTCGTCCGCGGCCTCAGCCTCCACACCATGAAGTGGGTGTTCTGGATGACCGGCAACTACGGCCAGCACCCGGACAACTCCTCCGACCCCAACGCTCTGCCGGAGGTCACCGGCATCAACTACAGCGACGTGTTCGCGGAGAACGTCACCATGGCCGGCAGGATGGAGGGGATTCCCAACGACCCCTACACTGGCATCTGCATGTCCAACGTCACCGCGCAGCTCGCGCCGGACGCCAAGAAGCTGCAATGGAACTGCACCGATGTCAAGGGTGTCGCCTCCGACGTCTCGCCGGTGCCGTGCCCGGAGCTCGGGGCGGCGGGCAAGCCATGCGCCTTCCCCGAAGAAGAGCTCGTCATCGGTCCGCCTGAATTGCCAACGTGTAGCTACTGA
- the LOC127768007 gene encoding probable receptor-like protein kinase At5g24010 codes for MASVLAVPLLLCLLASASAARFAPADNHLLACGATAPAVLPDGRRFVPDSGCASTRLRSPAPTLPSAASSAAPQPTPLHAAARVFSCRASYDLAVRRRGYHVLRLHFYPFEPALASARFHVGAAGFLLLHNFSASAPVVKEFILPVHSDVLVLTFVPESGSNAFVNAIELVSAPDELVGDIGTLVTSSGTDQTNGLSSQVYEMLYRINVAGRKVTPFNDTLWRTWVNDERFLVSTESSNSGVWSFGGRIAYPKGSRLMTREVAPDNVYNSARSVSSQGKVTWGFPVSASSRYLVRMHFCDIVSKALNELYFDIYVNGQLAVKDFDISGATGFLAYPYYIDFVVDVEDEGALKLAIGGSKNSRSDEVSGILNAVEIMRMNRTNGGIDGDFAVSLGMEYVASKGIGEFARSLLCGFIFAGLLLVLLMLVVRLRTELRNNGTTWSWQPNDSGDGKLARAYQLVSTKTDY; via the coding sequence ATGGCTAGTGTTCTCGCCGTCCCCCTCCTGCTGTGCctgctcgcctccgcctccgccgcccgcttcGCCCCGGCGGACAACCACCTCCTCGCCTGCGGCGCGACGGCACCGGCCGTGCTCCCCGACGGCCGACGCTTCGTCCCCGACTCCGGCTGCGCCTCCACGCGCCTCCGCTCCCCGGCACCTACCCTCCCGTCCGCGGCCTCCAGCGCGGCCCCGCAGCCGACCcctctccacgccgccgcgcgggtCTTCTCCTGCCGCGCGTCCTACGacctcgccgtccgccgccgcgggtACCACGTCCTGCGCCTCCACTTCTACCCCTTCGAGCCCGCGCTCGCGTCCGCGCGCTTccacgtcggcgccgccggattcctcctcctccacaacttctccgcgtcggcCCCCGTCGTGAAGGAGTTCATCCTACCCGTCCACTCCGACGTCCTCGTCCTCACCTTCGTCCCCGAGTCGGGCTCTAACGCCTTCGTCAACGCCATCGAGCTCGTCTCGGCCCCCGATGAGCTCGTCGGCGACATCGGCACCCTCGTCACGAGCAGCGGCACTGACCAGACCAATGGATTGTCGTCTCAGGTCTATGAGATGCTCTATCGGATCAACGTCGCGGGCCGCAAGGTCACACCGTTCAACGACACGCTGTGGCGAACATGGGTCAACGACGAGCGCTTCCTCGTCAGCACGGAATCATCCAACAGCGGGGTCTGGTCGTTCGGTGGCCGGATTGCTTATCCCAAGGGTAGCAGATTGATGACACGGGAGGTTGCTCCTGACAACGTGTACAACTCGGCGAGGTCAGTGAGCTCACAGGGCAAAGTGACATGGGGATTTCCCGTGTCTGCTTCCAGCAGGTACCTAGTGCGTATGCACTTCTGTGACATCGTGAGCAAGGCTCTAAATGAGCTTTACTTTGATATCTATGTCAATGGTCAGCTAGCAGTAAAGGATTTCGATATCTCTGGTGCCACTGGATTCTTAGCCTATCCATATTACATCGACTTTGTTGTGGATGTTGAGGATGAAGGGGCCCTGAAATTGGCCATTGGTGGCTCGAAGAATAGCCGATCAGACGAAGTGAGCGGTATTCTTAATGCTGTAGAGATAATGAGGATGAACAGAACAAATGGTGGTATTGATGGGGATTTTGCAGTTTCTCTGGGCATGGAGTATGTGGCTAGCAAGGGGATCGGAGAATTTGCTCGCTCACTGCTGTGTGGTTTCATTTTTGCGGGATTGTTGTTGGTTTTGTTAATGCTTGTGGTGAGGTTGAGGACTGAGCTGAGGAATAATGGTACAACTTGGTCTTGGCAGCCAAATGATTCTGGTGACGGGAAGCTGGCTAGAGCATATCAACTTGTGTCCACTAAGACAGACTATTGA
- the LOC127768050 gene encoding uncharacterized protein LOC127768050 isoform X1 has product MKGGGGDRHHHKDAIVMHAAGKAPKCKASFFLCSLLLYFLLPVLALYVVALAVSPFYSGSSCPEESLASGDVAHLAAAGDAGNRRNDSSPPSDDAAPTGLGHIVFGIAASSELWKSRREYIRTWWRPEQMRGFVWLDKPVYEFYSRNASTGLPGIKISGNTTKFPYTHGRGSRSALRITRIVSESFRLGLPGARWFVMGDDDTVFFPDNLVDVLSRYDHTQPYYIGNPSESHIQNLIFSYGMAFGGGGFAISRALAAQLAHMQDGCIDRYPALYGSDDRIHACMAELGVPLTRHLGFHQCDLWGDVLGLLGAHPVVPLVTLHHLDFLQPVFPTTRSRTAALRRLFEGPARLDSAGVAQQSVCYDGDKQWTVSVSWGFAVVVTRGVLSPREMEMPMRTFLNWYRRADYTAYAFNTRPVARQPCQTPQVYYMRQSRLDRRRNTTVTEYERRRVAPVKCGWRILDPAALLDRVIVLKKPDPNLWKRSPRRNCCRVMSSPKQGKDRKMTINVGVCRGGEFARIQVAREAS; this is encoded by the exons ATgaaaggaggaggcggcgatcgGCATCATCACAAGGACGCCATTGTCATGCACGCCGCCGGCAAGGCGCCCAAGTGCAAGGCATCCTTCTTCCTCTGCAGCCTCCTCCTCTACTTTCTCCTCCCGGTGCTCGCCCTGTACGTCGTTGCCCTCGCCGTGTCGCCGTTCTACTCGGGTAGCTCGTGCCCGGAGGAGAGCCTTGCCAGTGGCGACGTTGCACAtctcgcggccgccggcgatgcTGGCAACAGGCGTAAcgactcgtcgccgccgtctgaTGACGCCGCGCCGACCGGGCTGGGTCACATTGTGTTCGGCATTGCCGCCTCTTCGGAGCTCTGGAAGagccggagggagtacatcagaACATGGTGGCGGCCGGAGCAGATGCGCGGGTTCGTGTGGCTGGACAAGCCGGTGTACGAGTTCTACTCGAGGAACGCTTCCACGGGGCTTCCCGGAATCAAGATCAGCGGGAACACGACCAAGTTCCCGTACACGCACGGCCGCGGCAGCCGGTCGGCGCTGCGGATCACCCGCATCGTGTCGGAGAGCTTCCGGCTGGGCCTCCCCGGCGCGCGGTGGTTCGTGATGGGCGACGACGACACGGTGTTCTTCCCGGACAACCTCGTGGACGTTCTGTCCCGATACGACCACACGCAGCCGTACTACATCGGGAACCCGTCGGAGAGCCACATCCAGAACCTCATCTTCTCGTACGGCAtggcgttcggcggcggcgggttcgcCATCAGCCGCGCCCTGGCCGCGCAGTTGGCGCACATGCAGGACGGGTGCATCGACCGGTACCCGGCGCTCTACGGCAGCGACGACCGCATCCACGCGTGCATGGCGGAGCTGGGCGTGCCGCTGACGCGCCACCTGGGTTTCCACCAGTGCGACCTGTGGGGCGACGTGCTGGGCCTCCTGGGCGCGCACCCGGTGGTGCCCCTGGTGACGCTGCACCACCTGGACTTCCTGCAGCCGGTGTTCCCGACGACGAGgtcgcggacggcggcgctgaGGCGGCTGTTCGAGGGGCCCGCGCGGCTGGACTCGGCTGGCGTGGCGCAGCAGTCGGTGTGCTACGACGGCGACAAGCAGTGGACGGTGTCGGTGTCGTGGGGGTTCGCGGTGGTGGTGACGCGCGGGGTGCTGTCGCCGCGGGAGATGGAGATGCCCATGCGCACGTTCCTCAACTGGTACCGCCGCGCCGACTACACGGCGTACGCCTTCAACACGCGGCCCGTGGCGCGCCAGCCGTGCCAGACGCCGCAGGTGTACTACATGCGGCAGTCCcgcctcgaccgccgccgcaaCACCACCGTCACCGAGtacgagcgccgccgcgtcgcgcccGTCAAGTGCGGCTGGCGCATCCTTGACCCTGCCGCGCTGCTCGACCGCGTCATCGTCCTCAAGAAGCCCGACCCCAACCTCTGGAAAAGG TCTCCGAGGAGGAATTGCTGCAGGGTGATGTCGTCACCCAAGCAAGGGAAGGACCGGAAGATGACCATCAATGTTGGCGTTTGCAGGGGCGGCGAGTTCGCCAGAATTCAGGTAGCCAG GGAAGCTAGCTAG
- the LOC127767916 gene encoding uncharacterized protein LOC127767916 → MPCSPLPAQHAALHSKPHGLLVSSSVSRAHATRWELMEVGSLQHLGDSFSYRWLKHAAQAPSFKRLVDDDVGGSSRYFIDMDPADLFSMRWTAPGTDFDFDFDLPGGDDDAASPIPLLVSASQIFHDGRLLPHELDDDGRFGAQEDGDAARVAHLLSEPRLSASSPLFHSAQSTPASLSSSSSARSGASKNASAPPLLAAGRRGGGSSPWKILLRYLRFLMPLYRKVRALPPLRAPRTRVSPASPASARARASTSSIDWCHGIADTAVHDAILYCKKSSGQNI, encoded by the exons ATGCCGTGTAGTCCCTTGCCTGCTCAGCACGCTGCACTGCACTCCAAACCACACGGCCTCCTCGTCTCGTCTTCTGTCTCGCGCGCGCACGCCACTCGCTGGGAGCTCATGGAGGTCGGCTCGCTGCAGCACCTCGGCGACAGCTTCTCCTACCGGTGGCTCAAGCACGCGGCGCAGGCGCCGTCGTTCAAGCGCCTCGTCGACGACGATGTCGGCGGAAGCTCCAGGTACTTCATCGACATGGACCCCGCCGACCTCTTCTCCATGCGGTGGACGGCTCCGGGCACCGACTTCGACTTCGACTTCGACCtgcccggcggcgacgacgatgccgCCTCTCCGATCCCGCTGCTGGTCAGCGCGAGCCAGATCTTCCACGATGGCCGTCTACTTCCCCAcgagctcgacgacgacggccgcttCGGTGCCCAAGAAGACGGCGATGCCGCTCGCGTCGCGCACTTGCTGAGCGAGCCCCGGCTctcggcctcgtcgccgctGTTCCACTCAGCGCAGAGCACGCCGGCCTCGCTGAGCTCGTCGTCCAGCGCGAGGAGCGGCGCCAGCAAGAacgccagcgcgccgccgctgctcgccgcgggGAGGCGTGGCGGCGGGTCATCGCCGTGGAAGATACTGCTCAGGTACCTGCGGTTCCTCATGCCGCTCTACCGGAAGGTcagggcgctgccgccgctgcgtgCGCCGAGGACGAGGGTCTCGCCGGCGAGCCCCGCGAGCGCGAGAGCAAGGGCGTCCACGTCCAGCATCGACTGGTGCCACGGCATTGCCGACACGGCCGTCCATGACGCCATCCTCTACTGCAAGAAATCCAGT GGACAAAATATATAG